The sequence CGTAGAACAGGTAGTCCAGGTCCGAGCGCCGCAGCCGATCGTGGCCATTTTGACGCAGACGGCGCACGATGGCGTCGAAGGGATCGCGATCTCCCTCGAACACCGTCACCAGATGATTGCGGTGCAGCGAGATGTAGAGCTGGCGCAGCACCACCCGGCCGTGCACCAGGACCGGCACGTTGAGCACCACGAACAGATGGTCCTCGTAGGGTTCCATCTTGGGACGCTGCTCTCCTTCGAGGATGTCCTCCTGGGCCAGGGGGTGAAGACCGAGAACCTCACCGTAACGCCGCATCCACAGCACCCCAGGGCGTCCCTGGATGCGGATCCAGTTGACCCGGTCGGTGTGGCGCCACTCACGCAACGCATCCAACGCCTCGTCACCGCGCTCGATGCAATGCTGGGCGTCGAAGCTGTATCCCTGGACTTTGGGCATCGACTATTCCGGCAGCAGCCCCAGCACCAACGCCACCCCGCCCTCGGCCAGAATCTGCACGCCGATGGCGGCCAACAGCAGCCCCATGATGCGGACCATGATGTTGAGACCGGTCACCCCCAGGGCGCTGCCGATGGGCTCGGCCAGATGCAGGACGATCCAGACGATCACCGCGACGGCGGCCACACACAGGCTCAGCCACAGGCGATCCAGGATCGAGGCCACCTGATGGGCGATGACGATCACCAGGCTGATGGCGCCGGGCCCGGCCATCAGGGGAATGCCCAGGGGCACCACGCCGATGGCCTCGCGCTCGCTGGCCTCGGCGGCCTCGTCCTCGGTATGGGCGGCATGACTCTGACGGGCGTGAAGCATGGCGATGGCCATCAGAATGATGAGCAGCCCACCGCCGACCCGGAAGGCGGGAATTCCGATCCCGAAAAATCGCAACACCACATCTCCGCCCCACAGCGCCGCCAGCAGCACCAACAGAACCGTCAGGGCGGCGGTGCGGGCGATGGCATGGCGTTCCTCATGGGAACGGTCGGAAGTCAGGGCGAGAAACACCGGCACCGCTCCCATGGGATTGACGATGGCGAGAAACCCGATGAAAGCCTGCAGATAGAATCCGTACTCCGGCATCGCAAATGCTGTATCGCAACGGCAAGGACGCTTAGAATACCACCCATGCCCCGCCGTTTGCGCCATCTACGCCGTTTTTTGTCCCGCTGGCAAGCCAGCGCCGGATACCTGAACCGCACGCTGGCGCTGGAAACCTGGTTCCCCCATCTCCCTCTGGGCCTGGCGGTAGGACTGTTGGGGGTGGTCCATCTGCTGCCGCCGCTGATCCGGGCCCTGGGGCTGCGGTTCTATTCCCAGACTCTCACCACCCTGACCCTGAATCTGGTCAACGTCGGTCTGGCCGGGCTGCCCCAGATCGGCGTCGGGCTGTTTCTGGTTTCGATGTCGGTGGGCCTGCTGCTGCGCTCGCGCCTGGCCTGGGTGACCACGGTCCTGGCCCTGGGCGCGGGCATCGTGCTGCTGCTGCTCCAGCCCGGCGATCACTTGCACGACTGGCTGCTGCCCTACAGCGTCGTCCTCCTGATCGGCCTGCTGCTGAGCTTCCGCCACTTCGACCGCAGCAGCCTGGCCACCGCCACCCTGTTCGCCTTCACCTGCCTGACCGTTCTGGTCGGCTACGGCGTCGTCGGCAGCTATCTCCTCGGCGATCTGTTCCAGCCGCCGATCCGCACCCTGGAGCAGGCCCTTTACTTCACCATCGAAACCCTGTCCACCGTCGGTTACGGCGACATCGTCGCCCAGGCCCCCCAGGCGCGTCTGTTTCTGGTTTCCCTCATCAGCGCCGGCATGGTGGCGGTGGCGAGCATTTTCGGCGCCATTCTCGTTCCCCTCATCAGCCGCCAGATGGAGGCCCTGTTCCATCGGAGGAAACCTATGAACCGCAAGGATCACTACATCATCGTCGGCGCCAGCGCTCTGGCCTACAACACCTTTCAGGAGCTGTGCCGCCGCGGCGAGAAGATCACCTTCATCCTCCGCCGCGAGCCGGAAGGCACCCCTTACAGCGACCTGGACGTGGTCGTCGGCGACGCCAGCGACATCGAGGTGCTCAAACAGGCCGGCGGCGAACAGGCCAAGGCGATCCTGGCCCTGACCGACGATGATTCGGAAAACGCCTTCATCGTGCTCGCCGCCAAGGAACTGGGAAAGGTGCGCACCATCGCCGCCGTCAACGACGCCCGCAATCTCAAGCGCCTGCGCCGGGTCAAACCCAATCTCGTCATCGCCCCGCCGGTGCTCGGCGGCGAGCTTCTGGCCATGGCCCTAAGCGGGGAAACCATCGATTCCAAGCGCCTGATGCAGCTGTTGATGGGCTCGATTTGATGAAACCCACCGGCCACAAAACCAAGATCGTCGCCACCATCGGCCCGGCTTCGGATACCGTCACCTGCCTGATCCACATGCTCCGCGCCGGAATGCGAGTGGCCCGCCTCAACCTGGCCCACGGCGATCCCGACCGCCACGCCCGCACCATCGACCGCATTCGCCGCGCCAGCGCCCGCAGCGGCCATCCGGTGGCCATCCTCGCCGATCTGCCCGGTCCCAAACTGCGTATCGGTCCTTTGGATCCCGATCCGGTGGTGCTGGCACGGGGACAGACTTTCGTGCTCACTACCGACCCCATCATCGGTGACGCCCGGCGGGCCAGCCTGCCCCTGTCGGAACTGCCCCGCGCCGTCCGCCCCGGTGACGCCGTCTTCCTCAACGACGGCTTCATCGAGCTACGGGTGGAGACGGTACGCGGCAACGAGGTCCACTGCCGGGTGGTGGTCGGCGGTGAGCTGCGTTCCCACAAGGGCGTCAACATTCCCAAGCTGCGGATTCCCCTGCCGGCCTTCACCGAGCAGGACCACCGTTTGCTGGCCTTCGCCTGCGAGCAAGGCGTGGACGCGGTCAGCATCTCCTTCGTCGCCTCGGCCGGGGACGTGCTGCGGGTGCGCCAGGCAGCCCAGGATCTGGGAGCGGCCCCTTACCTCATCGCCAAGATCGAACGTGCCGCCGCCTTGGAACAGATCGACGCCATCCTCGCCGCCACCGACGGCATCATGATCGCCCGCGGCGATCTGGGCGTGGAGACGCCGATCGAAACCATCGCCTTGACCCAGAAGCGTCTGATCCGTAAAGCCAACGCGGCGGGCAAGCCGGTCATCACCGCCACCCAGATGCTCGAATCCATGACCGTCCACAGCCGTCCCACCCGCGCCGAGGCCACCGATGTGGCCAACGCGGTCCTCGACGGTACCGACGCAGTGATGCTGTCGGAGGAATCGGCCCTGGGGCGGTTTCCGGTGGAAGCGGTGCGGATGCTGGGGCGCATCGCCCGCCACGCCGAGGCGGAACGGGAACGCCGCATCACCCTACCGCAACCGGGGCGGCGGAAGAACGTGCAGGAAGTCATCGCCCTGGACGTGGCCACCACCGTCCTGCACCTGGGCATCCGCCATGTCTTCACCCCCACGGAAACCGGCGCCACCGCCCGCCGCATCGCCCGCTTCCATCTGCCGGCCTGGACCATCGCCCTCTCCCCCCATCCGGCCACCTGCCAGCGGTTGCTGTTCAGCTACGGCGTCCATCCGGTCCATACCGGCGAAAACGGGCGGGAATGGCGCCTGATCGCCTGCGACTGGCTTCACCGCCACGGTATCCGCAAGGGACCGGTCCTCCTCACCCAAGGCCCATCCCTCGGCCATCCCGGAGAGACCAACCGGCTGGAGATCATCGACCGGATCGAATGTCCGGCATAAGGATTTACAATCGTCCGCCTTTGCTGTCACCATAGGGCAAACATCCCTGGAGGCGACCATGTCCCTGCTGGTTCTCAACTGCGGCAGTTCCTCGATCAAATTCGCCCTGTTCGATCCTGCCACCCTGGAGCGTCGCCTGGCGGGGGAAATCGAGGCCATCGGCACCGCCGAAGGCCGGATACAGGTGCACGGGGAACACCGGCTCGACCAGCACGTACGGCTGGCGGATCACCATCAGGCCCTGGTGCGGCTCACGACCCTGCTGGGACAATGGCGAATCGTTCCCCGCGCCGTCGGCCACCGGGTGGTCCACGGCGGCGAGCGTTTCCATGAAACCGTGATCGTGGACGACGCCGTGCTGGCGGCGATCGAAGCCACCACGGCGCTGGCGCCGCTGCACAATCCGGTCAATCTGGAAGGCATCCGCGTGGCGCAGGAACTGTGGCCCCAGGCGCTCCAGATCGCCGCCTTCGACACCGCCTTTCACCAGAGTCTGCCGCCGGAGGCGTTCCGCTACGCCGTCCCCAGCGCCTGGTATCCGGCCCACGGCGTGCGCCGCTACGGCTTTCACGGCCTGTCCCACGCCTACGTCACCCGGCGGGCGGCCGAGTGGCTAGGCAAAGCGCCGGCGGACTTCAACGCCATTTCCCTGCACTTGGGCAACGGCGCCAGTGCCTGCGCGATCGAAAACGGCAAAAGCATCGACACTTCCATGGGCCTGACGCCGCTGGAAGGACTGGTGATGGGAACCCGCCCCGGTGACCTGGATCCCGGCGTGCTGTTGCACCTGCTGCGCCGGGGCCTGACGGCCGCCGCCCTGGACGAGGCGCTCAATCATGCCAGCGGCCTCAAGGGTCTGTGCGGTCATGCCGACATGCGCGAAGTCCGGCAGGCGGCCGCCGCCGGCGATGAGGACGCCCGGGTGGCGCTGACGGTCTTCTGCCGCCGGGTGAGGAAATACATCGGCGCCTACCTGGCTTTACTGGGCCGGATCGACGCTCTGATCTTCACCGCCGGCATCGGCCAGCACAGCCCCGAAGTCCGTGCCCGCTGTCTCGAAGGGCTGGAAGAGCTGGGGCTCGTCCTCGACCCCGAGCGCAACCGCCAAACCGACGGCCGCACCCTCGCCCCGATCCACCATCCGGAGGCGAAAACCGCCATTCTCGTCGTTCCCACCGACGAAGCCTGGCAGATCGCCCACGACATGCAAATTCTGTTGCGCCACGCAGGAGGTATTTCGTGAAAGCCTTCGTTATCTGGCTCGGGCTGCTGTCCCTGCTGGCAGGCTGCGCCGGCCTGCCACCGGAACTTCAGGGCCAGGCCGCGCCCCTGTCGCTGGCCCAGGTCCAGGCCGAACCGGAGAAATACCGGGGCCAGACGGTGCGCTGGGGCGGCACCATCCTTCAGGTGAAAAACGCTGCCGAGGCCACCCGGATTCAGATCCTCGCCCGCCCTCTCGACCGCTCGGGACGGCCCCGGGAAGACGGCGAACCGCTGGGCCGCTTCATGGCCACGACCCCGGCCTTCCTGGACCCGGCCATCTACCTGCCGGGGCGGGAGCTGACCGTCCTCGGCACGGTGACCGGCAGCACGGAGATCAGCGTGGGCGAACGCAAGCTCCGCATTCCCCTGATCGCCGCAAAAAGCTGGCACCTTTGGCCCCGGCGGGAAAAGCAATCCCCGCCTCCGGTCTATCCCACCTGGTATTGGTGGTATGACTTCTGGTGGTGGTACTATCCCTGGGGTCCCTGTTGCTGGTACTGAGCCTCAGACCAGCAGCTCGGGTTCCTGGTCGGCCGGCATGCGCGCCAGTTCCTCCGGCGTCAGACGGGCATAGATCTCGACCAGATTGCCGCCGGGGTCCTTGAGCCACAGCTCGTGCAGCGGGGTGCCGCGCCAGGTGGTGCGCGGCGGCTTGTGGATCGGGAAACCGGCGGCCACGGCGCGGCGGTAGGCGTCGATCACCGCCGCCTTGTCGGCCAGCTCGACCCCCAGATGATAGAGGGTGTCGTGGTGCAGTTCCAGGCCGTCATCGACGAGGATG comes from Methylomarinovum tepidoasis and encodes:
- a CDS encoding NAD-binding protein; this encodes MPRRLRHLRRFLSRWQASAGYLNRTLALETWFPHLPLGLAVGLLGVVHLLPPLIRALGLRFYSQTLTTLTLNLVNVGLAGLPQIGVGLFLVSMSVGLLLRSRLAWVTTVLALGAGIVLLLLQPGDHLHDWLLPYSVVLLIGLLLSFRHFDRSSLATATLFAFTCLTVLVGYGVVGSYLLGDLFQPPIRTLEQALYFTIETLSTVGYGDIVAQAPQARLFLVSLISAGMVAVASIFGAILVPLISRQMEALFHRRKPMNRKDHYIIVGASALAYNTFQELCRRGEKITFILRREPEGTPYSDLDVVVGDASDIEVLKQAGGEQAKAILALTDDDSENAFIVLAAKELGKVRTIAAVNDARNLKRLRRVKPNLVIAPPVLGGELLAMALSGETIDSKRLMQLLMGSI
- a CDS encoding Slp family lipoprotein: MKAFVIWLGLLSLLAGCAGLPPELQGQAAPLSLAQVQAEPEKYRGQTVRWGGTILQVKNAAEATRIQILARPLDRSGRPREDGEPLGRFMATTPAFLDPAIYLPGRELTVLGTVTGSTEISVGERKLRIPLIAAKSWHLWPRREKQSPPPVYPTWYWWYDFWWWYYPWGPCCWY
- the pyk gene encoding pyruvate kinase, with the protein product MKPTGHKTKIVATIGPASDTVTCLIHMLRAGMRVARLNLAHGDPDRHARTIDRIRRASARSGHPVAILADLPGPKLRIGPLDPDPVVLARGQTFVLTTDPIIGDARRASLPLSELPRAVRPGDAVFLNDGFIELRVETVRGNEVHCRVVVGGELRSHKGVNIPKLRIPLPAFTEQDHRLLAFACEQGVDAVSISFVASAGDVLRVRQAAQDLGAAPYLIAKIERAAALEQIDAILAATDGIMIARGDLGVETPIETIALTQKRLIRKANAAGKPVITATQMLESMTVHSRPTRAEATDVANAVLDGTDAVMLSEESALGRFPVEAVRMLGRIARHAEAERERRITLPQPGRRKNVQEVIALDVATTVLHLGIRHVFTPTETGATARRIARFHLPAWTIALSPHPATCQRLLFSYGVHPVHTGENGREWRLIACDWLHRHGIRKGPVLLTQGPSLGHPGETNRLEIIDRIECPA
- a CDS encoding acetate/propionate family kinase; amino-acid sequence: MSLLVLNCGSSSIKFALFDPATLERRLAGEIEAIGTAEGRIQVHGEHRLDQHVRLADHHQALVRLTTLLGQWRIVPRAVGHRVVHGGERFHETVIVDDAVLAAIEATTALAPLHNPVNLEGIRVAQELWPQALQIAAFDTAFHQSLPPEAFRYAVPSAWYPAHGVRRYGFHGLSHAYVTRRAAEWLGKAPADFNAISLHLGNGASACAIENGKSIDTSMGLTPLEGLVMGTRPGDLDPGVLLHLLRRGLTAAALDEALNHASGLKGLCGHADMREVRQAAAAGDEDARVALTVFCRRVRKYIGAYLALLGRIDALIFTAGIGQHSPEVRARCLEGLEELGLVLDPERNRQTDGRTLAPIHHPEAKTAILVVPTDEAWQIAHDMQILLRHAGGIS
- a CDS encoding MarC family protein — protein: MPEYGFYLQAFIGFLAIVNPMGAVPVFLALTSDRSHEERHAIARTAALTVLLVLLAALWGGDVVLRFFGIGIPAFRVGGGLLIILMAIAMLHARQSHAAHTEDEAAEASEREAIGVVPLGIPLMAGPGAISLVIVIAHQVASILDRLWLSLCVAAVAVIVWIVLHLAEPIGSALGVTGLNIMVRIMGLLLAAIGVQILAEGGVALVLGLLPE